A stretch of the Uranotaenia lowii strain MFRU-FL chromosome 3, ASM2978415v1, whole genome shotgun sequence genome encodes the following:
- the LOC129757514 gene encoding uncharacterized protein LOC129757514: MDMDPACLSEDEVSYELALRHVANLSSLPRRAKALRLRQIMLEDIRNNKIYENSSHIMDAEQNIRTCQDRVDNLLERLKVAFKSADYQFMRQATSRLIHYRERLAIVEPPAKLNDTYATLTLLIQCSLEDIEDVLSNPRKKASGQVQSASEDHGAAAVDLNVSRADSSRTGTIPKPSRNMTSASLNQPVYIGREKSVRRASLSEANSFSSERDSTYLGNSPWVSGAAAVEEPAPRRHQQRQRLSDRERDAYESQQTATYLREGNYVQQFGQQRAPRSDEKPGYPVDESAPPPYAFREQAEEAATRNEYSRLRDELLERFMRREQEAYQQQRWEDRRSSSKAIHNWQIFYKGERDGTSLNEFIQSVEVFALSEEVPEQVLLQNIKHLLKGDALKWYARAFLRGDLRSWGDFKRLIRGEFLPSSYAYILRAEAYHRLQGEQETFSDFFADISTLFSYANPPATDREKLFIIKKNMNSTYAPVAAAQQAASVEQLVEACKEFDELRKLQRLQRRMLLPAASLLEPSLATPVPVQRANRNAPLNQRYGRVNMLEEINSRRNEEAMSSYGEPSVIDSNNKVEERLEDLIHQVDALRVRFERREQNTTNTRENQSRPAVSIQEHPESTNVNTRPPMICWNCDEEGHRFMDCSKPQAILFCYRCGQKGFSLRSCPSCRHRSGNAPAGN, translated from the coding sequence ATGGATATGGATCCAGCTTGTCTTTCCGAAGACGAGGTGAGCTATGAGTTGGCGCTACGTCACGTAGCTAATTTAAGTTCTCTTCCTAGAAGAGCGAAAGCGTTAAGGCTTCGGCAAATTATGCTAGAGGATATaagaaacaacaaaatttatgaaaattcttCACACATTATGGATGCGGAGCAAAACATCCGCACATGTCAAGATCGCGTAGATAACTTGCTAGAACGGTTAAAAGTAGCGTTTAAATCCGCGGATTACCAATTCATGCGTCAAGCAACGTCGCGTCTCATTCATTATCGTGAACGTTTAGCAATAGTAGAACCGCCGGCAAAATTAAACGACACATACGCAACACTTACTCTTCTTATTCAATGTTCGTTGGAGGACATTGAAGATGTGCTAAGCAACCCGCGAAAAAAAGCAAGTGGGCAAGTGCAAAGTGCTAGTGAGGATCATGGTGCAGCAGCAGTGGATCTGAATGTTTCCCGGGCCGACTCGAGCAGAACGGGAACAATACCAAAGCCTTCGAGGAACATGACCTCAGCCAGCTTGAATCAGCCAGTCTACATCGGGAGGGAGAAGTCAGTTCGCAGGGCGTCGCTATCGGAAGCCAACTCCTTCAGTTCAGAGCGCGACAGCACGTACTTAGGGAATTCACCATGGGTGAGCGGTGCTGCCGCTGTAGAAGAACCTGCTCCAAGAAGACACCAGCAGAGGCAACGGCTTTCGGACCGAGAGCGCGACGCATATGAATCACAGCAGACGGCAACATACCTGCGCGAAGGCAATTACGTTCAGCAGTTCGGTCAGCAGCGTGCACCTAGGAGTGACGAGAAGCCTGGGTATCCGGTAGACGAATCGGCTCCGCCACCGTACGCTTTTAGGGAACAAGCAGAAGAAGCAGCCACGAGGAATGAGTACAGCCGATTAAGGGATGAGTTACTGGAGCGCTTCATGCGTCGGGAGCAGGAAGCCTACCAACAGCAGCGTTGGGAAGACCGACGTTCTTCAAGCAAGGCAATTCACAATTGGCAGATCTTCTACAAAGGCGAAAGAGATGGCACATCATTGAACGAGTTCATTCAAAGCGTGGAGGTGTTCGCATTGTCCGAAGAAGTTCCTGAGCAGGTGCTATTGCAGAACATCAAGCACTTACTGAAGGGCGATGCTTTGAAGTGGTATGCTAGAGCGTTTTTGAGAGGCGATTTGAGGTCTTGGGGAGATTTCAAACGGTTGATCCGGGGAGAGTTCTTACCAAGCAGCTACGCATATATATTGAGGGCTGAGGCGTATCATCGGCTCCAAGGAGAGCAAGAAACCTTTAGCGATTTCTTCGCGGATATCTCAACACTGTTTAGTTACGCCAATCCTCCTGCAACGGATAGAGAGAAGTTGTTTATCATCAAGAAGAATATGAACTCTACATATGCTCCGGTTGCGGCAGCACAGCAAGCAGCATCGGTTGAACAACTAGTAGAAGCATGCAAGGAATTCGACGAGCTTAGAAAGCTCCAACGGCTTCAGCGGCGAATGCTACTTCCTGCAGCATCACTGTTAGAACCATCGCTCGCTACACCAGTGCCAGTACAGCGCGCTAATCGCAATGCTCCGTTGAATCAGCGCTACGGAAGAGTCAACATGCTAGAAGAAATTAATAGTCGCAGAAATGAAGAAGCAATGAGTTCGTACGGTGAACCGTCGGTGATCGACAGTAACAACAAGGTGGAAGAACGGTTGGAGGATCTGATTCATCAAGTCGACGCATTGAGGGTGAGATTTGAACGCAGAGAACAAAACACCACAAACACGCGGGAAAACCAATCTCGGCCTGCAGTGTCTATTCAGGAGCATCCAGAATCAACGAACGTGAACACTCGACCACCAATGATTTGCTGGAATTGCGACGAAGAGGGGCATCGATTTATGGATTGTTCCAAACCACAGGCGATACTGTTCTGCTATCGTTGTGGGCAAAAAGGTTTTTCGTTACGGAGCTGCCCAAGTTGCCGTCATCGTTCGGGAAACGCCCCGGCGGGGAACTAG